Proteins from one Mycobacterium sp. HUMS_12744610 genomic window:
- a CDS encoding ISL3 family transposase: MRASTLLNSLLDLPGVRVGAAAVHGGELRVTVSLRRRRLGCPHCSFTTRHRYDTREVDSSWRHLDTAGRICRILLRRRRLRCPTHGVLAEAVPFARPGSRHTRDFEDLVAWLVTKTDKTTVSTFARVAWRTVGAICERLAPDVLDPNRLCGLVDIGVDEISWCKHHRYLTLVSDHDSGTIVWGKPGKDSDTLDAFFDELPDEGASIEAVSMDMGPAYAKAVRQRVPAAVICVDPFHVVKLVTDALDAVRRQVWQAARTLPDQRIARTFKGARWALLKNPADLTDTQAETLREMKRSGGILWRAYQLKEALREVFAGDLDAATVAELLDRWCSRAQRSRIPEFVKAGRTIHKHRAGINAAIERNLSNGRHEGLNTKVRLLVRRAYGFHSAQAALALILLACGPVTLELPYHTRGHPHSCQ, from the coding sequence GTGCGCGCATCAACCCTACTCAATTCCCTGCTCGATCTGCCTGGCGTGCGCGTCGGCGCGGCCGCTGTGCACGGTGGTGAGCTGCGCGTCACGGTTAGCTTGCGCCGGCGCCGGCTTGGCTGCCCGCACTGCTCGTTTACGACCCGGCATCGCTATGACACCCGGGAGGTGGACTCGTCGTGGCGGCATCTGGACACCGCCGGGAGGATATGCCGGATCCTGTTGCGGCGCAGGCGGCTGCGCTGCCCGACACATGGTGTGCTGGCCGAAGCGGTGCCGTTCGCCCGCCCCGGCTCCCGCCACACCCGCGACTTCGAGGACCTGGTGGCCTGGCTGGTCACCAAGACCGACAAAACCACCGTCAGCACCTTCGCCAGGGTGGCCTGGCGCACCGTAGGCGCAATCTGCGAACGCCTCGCCCCCGACGTGCTCGACCCCAACCGGCTGTGCGGGCTGGTCGACATCGGCGTCGACGAGATCTCCTGGTGCAAACACCACCGGTATTTGACGCTGGTCTCCGACCACGACAGCGGCACCATCGTGTGGGGCAAACCCGGCAAGGACAGCGACACCTTGGACGCCTTCTTCGATGAACTGCCCGACGAAGGTGCGTCCATCGAAGCGGTGTCGATGGACATGGGACCCGCCTACGCCAAAGCGGTGCGCCAGCGGGTGCCGGCGGCGGTGATCTGCGTCGACCCGTTCCACGTTGTCAAGCTCGTCACCGACGCGCTCGATGCGGTGCGCCGCCAGGTGTGGCAGGCCGCCCGCACGCTGCCCGATCAGCGCATCGCTCGCACGTTCAAGGGTGCGCGCTGGGCGCTGCTGAAGAACCCCGCCGACCTCACCGACACCCAAGCCGAAACCCTGCGGGAAATGAAACGCAGCGGCGGGATCCTTTGGCGCGCCTATCAACTCAAAGAAGCGTTGCGCGAGGTCTTCGCCGGCGACCTCGACGCCGCCACCGTCGCCGAACTGCTGGATCGTTGGTGCTCGCGAGCCCAACGCAGCCGCATCCCGGAGTTCGTCAAGGCCGGGCGCACCATCCACAAACACCGCGCCGGCATCAACGCCGCCATCGAGAGGAACCTGTCGAACGGACGCCACGAAGGGCTCAACACCAAGGTGCGTCTCCTCGTGCGCCGTGCCTACGGCTTCCACAGCGCTCAAGCTGCCCTCGCTCTCATCCTCCTGGCTTGCGGACCGGTCACCCTCGAACTCCCATACCACACCAGGGGCCACCCACATTCATGTCAATAG
- a CDS encoding SDR family oxidoreductase encodes MKTRRSAFRSDLLDGKVGLVTGGHGLGLEACRVLGRHGARVALCSRKEANLQAALQVLRDDGIDAMYGVCDEREFEAVADVVDSVIARFGRPDILVNNAAGNFPAFISDLSSNGFKAVVDIDLRGTFNASKRLMSGGCATTAARWVNITAATQYRGMAMQAHVVSAKAGIDALIRTCAIEWGPAGVRVDVVAPGGMAGTEGVQRITGGDDKFPTDSNPLRRLGSTTEVAQTVLFLVSDAASYITGAVVVDDGGSWLTGRAEF; translated from the coding sequence GTGAAAACCAGGCGCAGCGCCTTTCGGTCCGATCTGCTCGACGGCAAGGTCGGGCTCGTCACCGGGGGCCACGGGCTCGGCCTGGAGGCCTGCCGCGTCCTCGGCCGCCATGGTGCTCGAGTCGCCCTGTGCAGCAGAAAGGAGGCGAATCTTCAAGCCGCGCTGCAGGTTTTGCGCGACGACGGCATCGACGCCATGTACGGCGTGTGCGACGAGCGTGAGTTCGAGGCCGTGGCAGACGTGGTGGACTCCGTGATCGCGCGGTTCGGGCGCCCGGACATCCTGGTCAACAACGCCGCGGGCAACTTTCCGGCCTTCATCTCGGATCTGAGTTCCAACGGCTTCAAAGCGGTGGTCGACATCGACCTGCGCGGAACGTTCAACGCGTCCAAGCGGCTTATGAGCGGTGGCTGCGCCACCACGGCGGCGCGGTGGGTCAACATCACCGCCGCCACCCAGTATCGGGGAATGGCGATGCAGGCGCACGTGGTCTCGGCGAAGGCGGGCATCGACGCCCTGATCCGGACGTGTGCCATCGAGTGGGGTCCCGCCGGCGTCCGGGTCGACGTCGTCGCCCCCGGCGGGATGGCGGGTACCGAAGGCGTGCAACGCATCACCGGCGGAGACGACAAGTTCCCGACGGACTCCAACCCGTTGCGCCGTCTGGGCTCGACGACCGAGGTCGCCCAGACCGTGCTGTTCTTGGTCAGCGACGCCGCGTCCTACATCACCGGCGCGGTCGTCGTCGACGACGGTGGCAGCTGGTTGACCGGGCGTGCGGAATTCTGA
- a CDS encoding phosphotransferase, translated as MDGVAELVPVLPAHRFDEAALARHLRGQLPGFDGQLTVRQFQGGQSNPTFHLQTAGGEYVLRKKPPGKLLPRAHEVEREYRVMSALRDTDVPVPRMRLLCDDESVIGTTFFVMDYVPGRIFTDPALPQSSPEHRAAIYEDLARVLAALHRVDWRGAGLEGFGRPEGYLQRQVALWARQWRAARVEDMPAMDLLAQWLPEHLPPDDGPACIAHGDYRLGNVLIHPTEHRIVAVLDWELSTIGHPLADLGYTCLTYHLPPGFTGTSGVAGKDLTGTGIPDEHAFVASYCRHADREPPRSLDAFIVFSLFRLASITAGVWRRGLDGNASDSRAGTTEVRDRYRGLTQLAWALAQRLADA; from the coding sequence ATGGACGGTGTGGCAGAACTGGTGCCGGTGCTACCGGCGCACCGCTTCGACGAGGCCGCTCTCGCGCGGCACCTGCGCGGACAACTGCCCGGCTTCGATGGTCAACTGACGGTTCGCCAGTTTCAGGGCGGACAGAGCAACCCCACGTTTCACCTGCAAACCGCCGGTGGCGAGTACGTCCTGCGCAAGAAGCCGCCGGGCAAGTTGCTGCCCAGGGCGCATGAGGTGGAGCGCGAATACCGCGTCATGTCGGCGTTGCGGGACACCGATGTGCCGGTGCCCCGCATGCGGCTGCTGTGTGACGACGAATCCGTCATCGGCACAACCTTTTTCGTCATGGATTACGTCCCCGGACGTATCTTCACCGACCCGGCCCTGCCGCAGAGCTCCCCAGAACATCGTGCGGCGATCTATGAGGACCTCGCCCGCGTGCTCGCGGCACTGCACCGGGTGGACTGGCGCGGGGCCGGGCTCGAGGGGTTCGGCAGGCCGGAGGGCTACCTGCAACGCCAGGTGGCGCTGTGGGCGAGACAGTGGCGGGCCGCGCGCGTGGAGGACATGCCCGCGATGGACCTGTTGGCGCAATGGCTACCCGAACACCTGCCACCGGACGACGGACCGGCCTGTATCGCCCACGGCGACTACCGCTTGGGTAACGTCCTGATCCATCCGACCGAGCACCGGATAGTCGCGGTGCTGGACTGGGAGCTCTCGACCATCGGCCATCCGTTGGCCGACCTCGGCTACACCTGCCTGACCTATCACCTTCCGCCGGGCTTCACCGGCACGAGTGGTGTGGCGGGCAAAGACCTGACCGGCACCGGTATCCCCGACGAGCACGCGTTCGTCGCGAGCTACTGCCGGCATGCCGACCGGGAGCCACCCCGCTCGCTCGACGCCTTCATCGTGTTCTCATTGTTCCGGCTGGCCTCCATCACCGCGGGCGTTTGGCGGCGCGGGCTCGACGGCAACGCATCCGACTCCCGGGCCGGCACCACGGAGGTCCGCGACCGTTACCGCGGCCTGACGCAGCTGGCATGGGCTCTGGCCCAACGGCTGGCGGATGCTTGA
- a CDS encoding PE domain-containing protein — protein MTAVLVAPELLVSASVDMATIGSMVSEATTAAAAPTTGLVAAAGDEVSAAVAAVFGEYGRHYQALSARAAAFHARFVQLVDSSASRYVAAETANAGLLQTWGRDVLGAVNAPTETLLGRPLIGNGANAAPGTGAAGGAGGILFGNGGNGGSGVFGQSGGNGGAAGLIGTGGNGGNGGLGAAGGTGGNGGWLFGNGGTGGNGGFGALGLTGGNGGVGGRGGWLLGYGGDGGSGGDGGAGITGTGGMPGGSAGSGGSGGSGGDGGLLFGSGGHGGLGGHGGTGGTSGNGSAGLGGGAGGAGGVPSGFAGGAGGAGGAAGTRGGGDVYVTNAFGNSVSVIDPVTDKVIATIAVGTDPSAVAANPTGSTVYVTNAGSDSVSVIDTATQTVTATVAVGSSPSGVAVSPGGNAVYVTDPTGLRGSYTFAGPNVAVIDAATNQVADVVTVTGDPTGVAVNPATGVVYATNPGTNVVAVFSAGSGGLLNSSYSTVAVGSAPNGIAVDPTGGAVFVGNESGGSLSAINPTTNTVTTSSVGGTPYGVAVGPGGNAVYITDYAGSGALLVIDPATSAVTATIPVGNFPNGVAVNHLGGAVYVTNAGSSTVSVINPVTGQVMSTVTVGSEPSAVAVA, from the coding sequence ATGACCGCCGTGCTGGTGGCGCCGGAGCTGTTGGTGAGCGCGTCGGTGGATATGGCCACCATCGGGTCGATGGTCAGCGAGGCCACCACGGCCGCGGCGGCCCCGACCACCGGGCTGGTTGCCGCGGCCGGCGACGAGGTCTCCGCGGCGGTGGCCGCGGTGTTCGGTGAGTACGGCCGGCACTATCAGGCCCTCAGCGCCCGGGCCGCGGCGTTTCACGCGCGGTTTGTGCAGCTCGTCGACTCGAGTGCGAGCCGGTATGTGGCTGCGGAGACCGCGAACGCCGGGCTGTTGCAGACGTGGGGCCGAGACGTTCTCGGCGCGGTCAACGCGCCGACCGAGACGCTGCTGGGGCGCCCGCTGATCGGCAACGGCGCGAACGCGGCGCCGGGTACCGGCGCCGCCGGCGGCGCGGGCGGGATCTTGTTCGGCAACGGCGGCAACGGCGGCTCGGGTGTGTTCGGCCAAAGCGGTGGTAATGGCGGCGCGGCCGGGCTGATCGGCACGGGGGGCAACGGAGGCAACGGTGGCCTGGGCGCGGCGGGCGGTACCGGCGGCAACGGCGGTTGGCTGTTCGGCAACGGCGGTACCGGCGGCAACGGCGGATTCGGCGCGTTGGGCCTCACCGGCGGCAACGGTGGCGTCGGTGGCCGCGGCGGGTGGCTGTTGGGCTACGGCGGCGACGGTGGCAGCGGCGGCGACGGCGGGGCCGGCATCACCGGCACGGGCGGCATGCCCGGCGGTTCCGCCGGTTCGGGCGGTTCCGGTGGTTCCGGCGGCGATGGCGGCTTGCTGTTCGGCTCGGGCGGTCACGGCGGGCTCGGGGGCCATGGCGGCACCGGCGGCACCAGCGGCAACGGCTCCGCGGGCCTGGGGGGCGGCGCCGGCGGAGCCGGCGGGGTACCCAGCGGCTTCGCCGGGGGTGCCGGGGGTGCCGGCGGGGCGGCCGGAACCCGCGGGGGCGGGGACGTCTACGTCACCAACGCGTTCGGCAACTCGGTGTCGGTGATCGACCCCGTTACCGACAAGGTCATCGCCACGATCGCGGTCGGCACCGATCCCAGCGCGGTCGCGGCGAACCCCACCGGCAGCACCGTGTACGTCACCAACGCGGGCAGCGACAGCGTCTCGGTGATCGACACCGCCACCCAGACCGTGACGGCCACCGTCGCGGTCGGCAGCAGTCCGAGCGGGGTAGCGGTCAGCCCCGGGGGCAACGCCGTCTACGTCACCGATCCGACCGGCCTCAGGGGCTCCTACACCTTTGCCGGCCCCAACGTGGCGGTGATCGACGCCGCCACCAACCAGGTCGCCGACGTGGTCACGGTCACCGGCGACCCGACCGGGGTGGCGGTCAACCCCGCTACCGGTGTCGTCTACGCCACCAACCCCGGCACCAACGTCGTGGCGGTGTTCAGCGCCGGCTCCGGAGGTCTCCTCAACTCCTCCTACAGCACCGTCGCGGTCGGCAGCGCCCCGAACGGGATAGCGGTCGACCCGACCGGTGGCGCCGTGTTCGTCGGCAACGAGAGCGGCGGCAGCCTGTCGGCGATCAACCCCACCACCAACACCGTCACCACCTCCTCCGTCGGCGGCACGCCCTACGGCGTGGCGGTCGGCCCCGGCGGCAACGCGGTCTACATCACCGACTACGCCGGCAGTGGAGCCCTGTTGGTGATTGACCCGGCCACCAGCGCCGTCACCGCCACCATCCCCGTTGGCAACTTCCCGAACGGCGTGGCGGTCAACCACCTCGGCGGCGCCGTCTACGTCACCAACGCGGGCAGCAGCACCGTGTCGGTGATCAACCCCGTCACCGGCCAGGTCATGAGCACCGTCACGGTCGGCAGCGAACCGAGCGCGGTGGCGGTCGCCTGA
- a CDS encoding transglycosylase SLT domain-containing protein produces MSRTRASTVPVALGAVLALLAGCAGPTAPSAAPRSVIAPAPTVPAAVLASTTAVAADPNPPDGAQPASGPAQLADDLVADEGALRDPSTAESALQTAAHRQQSAYRAIARHPDWDAITRPRIPPWLLDTYDRNLDARRQLNAMTHAKNTLPAWRIEPPAPADELLGDYHEAESQSGVGWSYLAAINMIETRFGSIVGDSTAGAKGPMQFLPSTFASYSEGGDIGSPRDSIMAAGRYLAANGFAADADRALYRYNHSPQYVRAVEQYSGVLAADPAAFAGYYRWNVYYATTAGDVMLPIGYAATAPIPVGDYLATHPQ; encoded by the coding sequence GTGAGCCGCACGCGTGCATCCACTGTTCCGGTGGCGCTGGGCGCCGTCCTGGCCCTGCTGGCCGGGTGCGCCGGGCCCACCGCGCCGTCGGCGGCGCCCCGGAGCGTCATCGCGCCCGCGCCGACAGTGCCCGCAGCGGTGCTGGCGTCGACCACGGCGGTCGCCGCCGATCCGAACCCACCCGACGGTGCGCAGCCGGCGTCCGGGCCCGCCCAGCTGGCCGACGATCTCGTCGCCGACGAGGGCGCGCTGCGTGATCCGTCCACGGCGGAGTCGGCGCTGCAGACCGCGGCGCACCGGCAGCAGTCGGCCTACCGGGCCATCGCCCGGCACCCCGACTGGGACGCGATCACGCGGCCGCGGATCCCGCCGTGGCTGCTGGACACCTACGACCGCAACCTCGACGCCCGCCGGCAACTCAACGCGATGACACACGCCAAGAACACGCTGCCCGCCTGGCGGATCGAGCCTCCGGCGCCGGCCGACGAGCTGCTCGGCGACTACCACGAGGCGGAGTCGCAGTCGGGCGTCGGCTGGAGCTACCTCGCCGCGATCAACATGATCGAGACGCGCTTCGGCAGCATCGTCGGGGACAGCACCGCCGGCGCCAAGGGTCCCATGCAGTTCCTGCCGTCGACGTTCGCCTCCTATAGCGAGGGCGGCGACATCGGCTCACCCCGCGACAGCATCATGGCGGCGGGTCGTTATCTGGCCGCCAACGGTTTCGCCGCCGACGCCGATCGCGCCCTGTACCGGTACAACCACTCGCCGCAGTACGTGCGGGCGGTCGAGCAGTACTCCGGGGTGCTCGCAGCCGATCCCGCCGCGTTCGCCGGCTACTACCGCTGGAACGTCTACTACGCCACCACCGCCGGCGACGTGATGCTGCCCATCGGGTATGCCGCGACGGCACCGATCCCGGTCGGCGATTACCTGGCGACCCACCCGCAGTAG
- a CDS encoding DUF732 domain-containing protein → MTLSLRRRLPVWAAAVVVVAAMLGHCVLAAPRAAAQCTLTAEDEQYINLLAQKNMIHGSEVNDCNMVAEGRWFADQVRNSADPFATAKSLVQQVADNTPMTADQAEWEVEAAIFVYAPELIPKIKDQFAQQPLP, encoded by the coding sequence ATGACACTTTCGCTCAGGCGTCGACTACCGGTATGGGCTGCCGCCGTCGTCGTGGTTGCCGCCATGCTCGGCCATTGCGTTCTGGCCGCGCCACGGGCGGCGGCGCAATGCACGTTGACCGCCGAGGATGAGCAGTACATCAACCTGCTGGCTCAGAAGAACATGATCCACGGGTCCGAAGTCAACGACTGCAACATGGTCGCCGAGGGGCGGTGGTTCGCCGATCAGGTGCGCAATTCCGCAGACCCGTTCGCAACCGCGAAATCTCTCGTGCAGCAGGTGGCCGACAACACGCCGATGACCGCGGATCAGGCCGAGTGGGAGGTCGAGGCGGCGATCTTTGTCTACGCACCGGAGCTGATCCCCAAGATCAAGGATCAGTTCGCCCAACAACCCCTGCCGTGA
- a CDS encoding alpha/beta fold hydrolase: MAEQLAAIGVPTLVLAFEHDLFFPPDLWEASARRIPAADFARIDSAGHGGISTGPGDSVARIIAFCRAQHGG; the protein is encoded by the coding sequence GTGGCCGAACAGCTCGCGGCGATCGGCGTGCCCACCCTCGTCCTGGCGTTCGAACACGACCTGTTCTTCCCGCCGGACCTCTGGGAGGCGTCGGCCCGACGGATCCCCGCCGCCGACTTCGCACGGATCGACAGCGCGGGCCACGGCGGCATCTCCACCGGACCCGGGGACAGCGTGGCGCGCATCATCGCGTTCTGCCGCGCACAGCACGGCGGTTGA
- a CDS encoding SAM-dependent methyltransferase — protein sequence MPRTDNDTWNLATSVGATATMVAAARAIATKADHPVIQDPFAEPLVRAVGVDFFTRWAGGELAAADIDDDESTWKLSHMPDAMAARTRFFDSFFQESARAGIRQAVILASGLDARAYRMEWPADMTVFELDQPQVIEFKATTLAGLGATPQAELRTVAIDLRQDWPTALLDAGLDRSRPTAWIAEGLFGYLPPAAQDRLLDDITALSADGSRLACEAVPNMSQVDHERAREMMRRVTAKWRDHGFDFEFSDLGFEGERSDVAAYLEDLGWRTAGAPMSQLLADNGLAAIPQGNDSVSLADTVYYSATLSK from the coding sequence ATGCCACGCACAGACAACGACACCTGGAATCTGGCCACCAGCGTGGGCGCGACGGCCACCATGGTCGCGGCGGCACGGGCGATCGCCACCAAGGCCGATCACCCGGTGATCCAGGATCCGTTCGCCGAACCGCTGGTCCGTGCCGTCGGCGTGGACTTCTTCACGCGCTGGGCCGGGGGCGAACTGGCTGCTGCCGACATCGACGACGACGAGTCCACCTGGAAGCTCTCGCATATGCCCGACGCGATGGCCGCCCGGACGCGCTTTTTCGACTCGTTCTTCCAGGAATCGGCGCGGGCCGGCATCCGCCAGGCCGTGATCCTGGCGTCGGGCCTCGACGCGCGGGCCTACCGTATGGAATGGCCGGCCGACATGACGGTGTTCGAACTCGACCAGCCGCAGGTGATCGAGTTCAAGGCCACCACCCTGGCGGGGCTGGGCGCCACACCGCAGGCCGAATTGCGCACGGTGGCAATCGATCTGCGGCAGGACTGGCCCACCGCCCTGCTGGATGCCGGCCTGGACCGCAGCCGGCCCACGGCCTGGATCGCCGAAGGCCTCTTCGGCTACCTGCCGCCGGCGGCGCAGGACAGGCTGTTGGACGACATCACCGCGCTGAGCGCGGACGGCAGCCGGCTGGCCTGCGAGGCGGTGCCGAACATGTCGCAGGTGGACCACGAGCGGGCCCGGGAGATGATGCGCAGGGTCACCGCCAAGTGGCGCGACCACGGCTTCGACTTCGAGTTCTCCGATCTCGGCTTCGAGGGGGAGCGCTCCGACGTCGCCGCCTACCTGGAGGACCTGGGATGGCGGACGGCCGGGGCGCCGATGAGTCAGTTGCTGGCCGACAACGGTCTTGCCGCGATCCCGCAGGGCAACGACTCGGTGTCGCTGGCCGACACCGTCTACTACAGCGCCACGCTGAGCAAATGA
- a CDS encoding class I SAM-dependent methyltransferase, whose product MTSAQRRGLNDAVTRMWSFLAPVYDLPFLQQWVYRPPHDEVIAQLRAHGAQEIADIACGTGILSDRIERELHPERIFGVDMSDGMLAQARARSSRVRWLRGPAEQLPFDDGALDAVVTTSAFHFFDQPAALREFHRVLAPGGLVAVAALSTRQPLLQVPAANRWKPQHNASPAEMRTMFENAGFTISDQHRIRRPVWMRVISDLITVGTKS is encoded by the coding sequence ATGACGTCCGCGCAACGCCGGGGGCTCAACGACGCGGTCACCCGCATGTGGAGCTTCCTCGCCCCGGTCTACGACCTGCCCTTCCTGCAGCAGTGGGTCTACCGGCCCCCCCACGACGAGGTGATCGCTCAGTTGCGCGCCCATGGCGCGCAAGAGATCGCCGACATCGCTTGTGGTACGGGTATTCTCAGTGATCGCATCGAGCGCGAACTGCATCCGGAGCGGATTTTCGGGGTGGACATGTCCGACGGCATGCTGGCCCAGGCCCGCGCCAGGTCGAGCCGCGTGCGGTGGCTGCGCGGGCCGGCCGAGCAGCTGCCCTTCGACGACGGGGCGCTCGACGCCGTCGTGACGACCTCGGCCTTTCACTTCTTCGACCAACCCGCTGCGTTGCGTGAGTTCCATCGTGTGCTGGCGCCCGGCGGACTGGTGGCCGTGGCGGCGCTGAGCACGCGGCAGCCGCTGCTGCAGGTGCCGGCGGCGAACAGGTGGAAACCACAGCACAACGCGTCGCCGGCCGAGATGCGGACGATGTTCGAGAACGCCGGGTTCACCATCAGCGATCAGCACCGTATCCGGCGACCGGTATGGATGCGGGTCATCTCCGACCTGATCACCGTCGGCACCAAGAGCTGA
- a CDS encoding VIT1/CCC1 transporter family protein, with the protein MPDTSHPAEPHVGSVSSKLNWLRAGVLGANDGIVSTAGIVVGVAAATVERGPILTAGVAGLVAGAVSMALGEYVSVSTQRDTEQALLTKERRELRDDPAAELDELAALYEAKGLSPATARTVAEELTDHNPLVAHAEVELGIDPDELTNPWHAASSSALSFAVGATLPLVAILAPPIAWRIPVTVVAVLLALLMTGVVSAGLGGAPKGRAVLRNVVGGGLALATTYVIGHLVGAAIT; encoded by the coding sequence GTGCCCGATACGTCGCACCCCGCAGAGCCCCATGTCGGTTCGGTGTCGTCGAAGCTGAACTGGCTGCGCGCCGGAGTCCTGGGCGCCAACGACGGAATCGTCTCCACGGCCGGCATCGTGGTCGGTGTCGCGGCCGCGACGGTGGAACGCGGTCCGATCCTGACGGCCGGGGTCGCCGGGCTGGTGGCGGGGGCGGTGTCGATGGCGCTGGGCGAATACGTATCGGTCAGCACCCAGCGCGACACCGAGCAGGCGTTGTTGACCAAGGAGCGCCGCGAGCTGCGCGACGACCCGGCCGCCGAATTGGACGAACTCGCCGCGCTGTACGAGGCCAAGGGGCTGTCGCCGGCGACCGCGCGCACCGTGGCCGAGGAGCTCACCGACCACAATCCGCTCGTCGCCCACGCCGAGGTCGAATTGGGTATCGATCCCGACGAGCTGACCAACCCGTGGCACGCGGCGTCGTCCTCGGCGCTGTCGTTCGCGGTCGGCGCCACGCTGCCGCTGGTCGCCATCCTGGCGCCGCCGATCGCGTGGAGAATCCCCGTGACCGTCGTCGCGGTGCTGCTGGCCCTGCTGATGACGGGGGTTGTCTCGGCCGGGCTGGGCGGTGCCCCGAAGGGACGGGCGGTGCTGCGCAACGTCGTCGGCGGCGGCCTGGCGTTGGCCACCACGTACGTGATCGGTCATCTGGTAGGCGCCGCGATCACCTGA
- a CDS encoding thioesterase family protein, with the protein MARGGWGPSISGHVVGALLGWAAERAVDDAHLQPARLTVDLPRPTALEPLEVHTRVHHDRKRLRLVEAVLIQDGSPVARGSALFLRRGPQPDGDVWSQPVQMPPVPLGTDGAPSTLFMRTYGWGSEVQNPDPDWPREPGRKYTWLHETRSLIDGEPLTAFTRAAMAGDITASLANWGTSGLQFINADYTVILSRLPEGPHLGLASLTHSSHQGVATGSAVLVDPHGPIGSAVSVAIAHSGFRPPPAV; encoded by the coding sequence ATGGCCCGCGGCGGCTGGGGGCCGTCGATCAGCGGGCACGTCGTCGGCGCCCTGTTGGGCTGGGCCGCGGAACGCGCGGTCGACGACGCCCATCTGCAACCCGCCCGGCTGACCGTCGACCTGCCCCGGCCCACCGCGCTGGAACCGCTCGAGGTGCACACCCGTGTCCACCACGACCGCAAGCGGCTGCGGCTCGTCGAGGCCGTTCTCATCCAGGACGGCTCCCCGGTGGCGCGGGGGAGTGCGCTGTTCCTGCGGCGCGGCCCGCAACCCGACGGCGACGTGTGGTCCCAGCCAGTGCAGATGCCGCCGGTCCCGCTCGGGACGGATGGCGCACCGTCGACGCTGTTCATGCGCACCTACGGCTGGGGTTCGGAGGTGCAGAACCCCGACCCGGACTGGCCCCGCGAGCCGGGGCGGAAATACACCTGGCTACACGAAACGCGGTCGTTGATCGACGGCGAACCGCTCACGGCGTTCACCCGCGCGGCCATGGCCGGCGACATCACCGCCTCGCTCGCCAACTGGGGCACGAGCGGACTGCAGTTCATCAACGCCGACTACACCGTCATCCTCAGCCGCCTGCCCGAAGGGCCCCACCTCGGGCTGGCCTCGCTGACCCATTCCAGCCACCAGGGCGTGGCCACCGGCTCGGCTGTCCTGGTCGACCCGCACGGCCCGATCGGCAGCGCCGTCTCGGTCGCGATCGCACACTCCGGATTTCGGCCCCCGCCGGCGGTATGA